A section of the Hevea brasiliensis isolate MT/VB/25A 57/8 chromosome 17, ASM3005281v1, whole genome shotgun sequence genome encodes:
- the LOC110639912 gene encoding putative disease resistance RPP13-like protein 1 isoform X1 has product METVTTIGGAILSVSLKALFDKLASHDLLQYARQEKVLAEIEKWESMLRKIYAVLDDAEEKQLTNQLVKIWVSELRDLAYDVEDVLDEFATEALRRRLVVKPLAITNKVKKSIPTCFGVNPRTVKFNSKLLSKMEEITARLEKITAGKHDLDLRESTGRRSNRVRERQPSTSLVNEAKVYGREDDLKALLVLLKTEVSGAEICVIPIIGMGGIGKTTLAQLIFNDATLDFDFKSWVSVGEHFDVIGITKTILQSEDGDAKDLDSLQVKLKENLSGKKFLVVLDDVWSENYDDWTLFCGPFVAGAPGSRIIVTTRNQGVSLMMGNVPAYPLKELSDDDCLAVFAQHALGAKNFDAHSKLEEIGKKIAKRCQGLPLAAKALGGLLRGKLDCNVWKEVLNSKIWDLPEEKNGILPALRLSYHHLPSHLKRCFAYCAVFPKDYKFDKKELVLLWMAEGFLRQPNEMKPIEDLGHEYFHDLLSRSFFQQSSNKDTQYVMHDLIRNLARSVNEEICFNLDDKLEGAKPNPKVRHSSFSRHVCDISKRFEVFNEMKSLRTFLALPVLPSYYHQLSSKVLHEFVPKLRCLTVLSLAGYCFDELPSSIGALKHLRYLNLSYSEITMLPESSSKLFNLQTLKLCGCRKLTKLPTGISNLINLMHLDISDTDSLQEMPPHMGNLTNLHSFSKFIVGEGHGRGIMELMKLSHLRGELRITGLHNVANVRDSELVNLKEKQNIDALALEWIGNFHGVRNLRDELQVLNSLQPHQNLHKLSVKFYGGTIFPLWIGDPKFINMMHLELCNCQKITSLPPVGQLPLLKKLSILGMDGVKEVGIEFYGVRSSSAKAFPSLETLTIKNMVEWEQWSSEELQQIFINLRELRMRNCPKLVGKLPRFLPSLENLDICDCPQLVELPEILPSLRKLKVEKCQEMFLRSARDLVSLTTLKIKRISGLVSLHEVLVQALIALEDLEIVGCHELMYLWPDGSNVNKFASMRRLDIQHCKQLVSLVGGGEGFLPCNLEVLSIQKCGHLNKLPDGLHSLTSLRFLRISSCPKLVSFPTTGLPNSLRQLMIMDCNSLVSLPEGIICNGNDANEMSYLQNLAIEGCSSRMSFPIGKFPDSFRTLTICFCTKQLLELQSDRLLHLTYLEIKDCHELECFPEVGLPIPTLIYFTISRCENLKCLPSQMQNLASLQYLEIYDCGGMLSFPEGGFPPNLTTLRIRDCKNLRQPMYEWGLHRLTYLRRLSIKGTSPSTDIASFPDNGLLLPTSLTLLWIDGLKNLKSISKGLQSLTSLENLWIWNCPKLRSLPKEGLPATLGFLEILSCPLLKQRCLNGKGDYWPIIAPIPCVIIDSKLSEMPLNPWFMPHYLVQTWGHA; this is encoded by the coding sequence ATGGAAACTGTAACTACCATTGGAGGTGCTATCCTTTCCGTTTCTTTGAAGGCTCTGTTTGACAAGTTGGCCTCCCATGACTTGCTCCAATATGCACGCCAGGAGAAAGTCCTTGCTGAAATAGAGAAGTGGGAGAGCATGCTCAGGAAAATTTATGCTGTGCTTGATGATGCAGAGGAGAAGCAGTTGACTAACCAGTTGGTAAAAATCTGGGTTAGCGAGCTTAGAGACTTGGCTTATGATGTGGAGGACGTACTTGATGAGTTTGCTACTGAGGCTTTGCGACGGAGGCTGGTAGTAAAACCTCTAGCTATCACAAATAAGGTGAAGAAATCCATACCAACTTGTTTTGGAGTAAATCCAAGAACAGTAAAGTTCAACTCCAAGCTGCTTTCCAAGATGGAGGAAATTACTGCCAGATTAGAAAAGATCACAGCAGGAAAACACGACCTGGATCTACGAGAGAGCACGGGAAGAAGAAGCAACCGTGTTAGAGAAAGACAGCCCTCAACGTCATTGGTGAATGAAGCAAAGGTTTATGGAAGAGAAGACGATCTGAAGGCGTTACTTGTACTACTGAAGACTGAAGTAAGTGGTGCAGAAATTTGTGTTATTCCTATAATTGGTATGGGAGGCATAGGCAAGACAACTCTTGCTCAACTCATCTTTAATGATGCTACATTAGACTTTGATTTTAAGTCCTGGGTGTCTGTGGGTGAGCACTTTGATGTTATTGGGATAACGAAAACAATTCTCCAGTCAGAAGATGGTGATGCCAAAGATTTAGATTCACTTCAAGTAAAATTGAAGGAGAATTTATCAGGAAAGAAATTTTTAGTTGTCTTAGATGACGTTTGGAGTGAGAATTATGATGATTGGACTCTCTTTTGTGGTCCTTTTGTAGCAGGGGCACCAGGAAGCAGAATCATAGTCACAACTCGTAATCAAGGTGTTTCATTAATGATGGGTAATGTTCCAGCTTATCCTCTTAAGGAGTTGTCAGATGATGATTGTCTGGCTGTGTTTGCTCAACATGCTTTGGGAGCAAAAAATTTTGATGCACACTCAAAATTGGAGGAAATAGGGAAGAAAATTGCTAAAAGGTGTCAAGGATTGCCTTTGGCTGCTAAGGCCCTTGGAGGCCTCTTGAGAGGTAAACTAGATTGCAATGTCTGGAAAGAAGTGTTGAACAGCAAGATATGGGATTTACCTGAGGAAAAAAATGGTATACTTCCAGCTTTGCGGTTAAGCTACCATCATCTTCCTTCCCACTTGAAACGGTGTTTTGCTTACTGTGCAGTATTCCCAAAGGACTACAAATTTGACAAGAAAGAGCTGGTTTTACTTTGGATGGCAGAAGGTTTTCTGCGACAACCAAATGAAATGAAGCCAATTGAGGACTTAGGCCATGaatattttcatgatttattaTCAAGATCGTTTTTTCAACAGTCTAGCAACAAGGATACACAGTATGTAATGCATGACTTGATAAGAAACCTCGCTCGATCTGTCAATGAGGAAATATGCTTTAATTTGGATGATAAGCTAGAGGGAGCAAAACCAAATCCCAAGGTACGACATTCATCATTTTCTCGTCATGTTTGTGACATATCAAAAAGATTTGAAGTCTTCAATGAAATGAAGAGCTTGCGGACATTCTTGGCATTGCCAGTCTTGCCATCATATTATCACCAATTAAGTAGTAAGGTGTTGCATGAATTTGTGCCAAAATTAAGATGCTTAACGGTACTATCATTGGCTGGTTATTGTTTTGATGAGTTGCCAAGTTCTATTGGTGCCTTAAAGCATTTGCGATACCTTAATCTGTcttatagtgaaattacaatgttACCTGAATCATCTAGTAAGCTCTTCAACTTGCAGACTTTGAAGTTATGTGGGTGCCGGAAACTTACTAAGTTGCCTACAGGTATCAGCAATCTGATAAACTTGATGCATCTTGATATTAGTGATACAGATAGTTTGCAAGAGATGCCACCTCATATGGGTAATTTGACAAATCTCCACTCCTTTTCTAAGTTTATAGTAGGGGAAGGCCATGGACGTGGCATAATGGAGTTGATGAAATTATCTCATTTGCGTGGGGAGCTTCGTATTACAGGGTTGCATAATGTGGCAAATGTTCGGGATTCAGAGCTTGTCAATCTAAAGGAGAAGCAGAATATTGATGCATTAGCCTTGGAATGGATTGGTAACTTCCATGGTGTGCGAAATTTAAGGGATGAACTACAGGTGCTCAATTCATTACAGCCTCATCAAAATCTGCACAAGCTTTCTGTTAAATTCTACGGTGGAACAATATTCCCTTTGTGGATAGGGGATCCTAAATTCATTAATATGATGCATTTAGAACTCTGCAATTGTCAAAAAATCACCTCTCTACCACCAGTTGGACAACTACCCTTACTTAAGAAGTTGAGCATATTAGGCATGGATGGAGTAAAAGAAGTGGGCATTGAGTTTTATGGGGTTCGTTCTTCTTCTGCTAAAGCTTTTCCATCTCTGGAGACTCTAACCATAAAGAATATGGTGGAGTGGGAACAATGGTCCAGTGAAGAGCTTCAACAAATATTTATCAATCTGCGTGAACTTAGGATGAGAAATTGTCCAAAGTTGGTTGGGAAATTACCCAGGTTCCTTCCTTCCCTGGAAAACCTTGATATTTGTGATTGCCCACAATTAGTAGAGTTGCCTGAAATCCTTCCATCTCTTCGTAAACTGAAAGTTGAAAAATGTCAAGAGATGTTTCTTAGAAGTGCGCGTGATCTAGTTTCCCTCACCACCTTaaaaattaagagaatttcaGGCCTTGTAAGTTTACATGAAGTGCTTGTACAGGCTTTGATTGcacttgaagatctggagattgTAGGTTGTCATGAGTTAATGTACTTGTGGCCAGATGGAAGTAATGTAAACAAATTTGCTAGTATGCGACGTTTAGATATCCAACACTGTAAGCAGCTTGTATCATTGGTAGGGGGAGGGGAAGGGTTTTTGCCGTGCAATCTTGAAGTGTTGAGCATTCAAAAGTGTGGACACCTGAACAAGCTCCCAGATGGGCTGCACAGCCTCACATCTCTCAGATTTTTGAGAATCAGTAGTTGTCCAAAGCTCGTGTCCTTTCCCACAACAGGTCTGCCAAACTCTCTTAGACAACTCATGATCATGGATTGTAATTCTTTGGTGTCCCTACCTGAGGGAATTATATGTAATGGTAATGATGCCAATGAGATGTCTTATCTTCAGAATTTGGCTATTGAAGGATGTTCATCTCGCATGTCCTTTCCGATTGGCAAGTTCCCTGATTCATTTAGAACTCTTACAATTTGCTTTTGCACAAAACAATTGTTAGAGTTGCAAAGTGATAGGCTTTTGCATCTAACTTACTTAGAAATAAAAGACTGTCATGAGCTAGAGTGTTTCCCAGAAGTGGGATTGCCCATCCCAACTCTTATCTATTTTACAATTTCAAGGTGTGAGAATTTGAAGTGTCTACCCAGTCAGATGCAAAACTTGGCGTCTCTTCAATATTTGGAGATATATGATTGTGGAGGAATGTTGTCCTTTCCAGAAGGAGGTTTTCCACCAAACTTAACTACGCTTCGAATAAGGGATTGCAAGAATTTGAGGCAGCCAATGTATGAGTGGGGACTTCATAGACTCACCTATCTTAGAAGACTTTCAATCAAAGGCACAAGTCCGAGTACAGATATTGCTTCCTTTCCTGATAATGGTCTTTTGCTTCCAACTTCTCTAACCTTGCTTTGGATAGATGGACTTAAGAACCTAAAAAGCATATCCAAGGGCCTCCAAAGCCTCACCTCTCTTGAAAATTTATGGATTTGGAATTGTCCTAAACTCCGTTCCTTACCAAAGGAGGGCCTCCCTGCTACACTTGGATTCCTAGAAATCTTATCCTGTCCTCTTCTAAAACAAAGGTGCTTAAATGGGAAAGGAGACTATTGGCCCATCATTGCTCCCATCCCCTGTGTTATTATAGATTCGAAGTTGTCTGAGATGCCCTTGAATCCATGGTTTATGCCACATTACTTAGTTCAAACTTGGGGTCATGCCTAA
- the LOC110639896 gene encoding uncharacterized protein LOC110639896, whose amino-acid sequence MGSELVDLPMKLLMPSSSDNIKEIAFKTIPSMSKVEIKRVLSSYGFEVEKVRTLNMQGKKKRRGGRIVARPNYKKAYVTLKNPLSVAADLFPAYAIEKERTSSRKHSKSSYVQEDDVKSHWLDKEECRDIPEKHSWRGSSNLCTIGTLGQVHLSSSERYSSR is encoded by the exons ATGGGAAGTGAGCTTGTTGATCTGCCTATGAAGCTTCTCATGCCTTCTTCTTCAGATAACATCAAAGAAATTGCATTCAAAACCATTCCTTCTATGTCAAAG gttGAGATTAAGAGGGTCCTATCAAGTTATGGTTTTGAAGTTGAAAAGGTAAGGACACTAAATATGCAGggcaagaagaagaggagagggggTCGCATCGTTGCTAGACCTAATTACAAGAAAGCTTATGTAACTTTGAAGAATCCATTATCCGTTGCTGCTGACCTCTTCCCTGCTTATGCAATTGAAAAGGAGAGAACAAGCTCAAGAAAGCATTCAAAATCAAGTTATGTTCAAGAAGATGATGTAAAATCTCATTGGCTTGACAAAGAGGAGTGCAGGGATATACCTGAGAAACATAGTTGGAGAGGCAGCAGTAACTTGTGTACCATTGGGACCTTGGGGCAAGTACATTTGTCAAGCAGTGAGAGATATTCTTCAAGGTAG
- the LOC110639912 gene encoding putative disease resistance RPP13-like protein 1 isoform X2 — MLRKIYAVLDDAEEKQLTNQLVKIWVSELRDLAYDVEDVLDEFATEALRRRLVVKPLAITNKVKKSIPTCFGVNPRTVKFNSKLLSKMEEITARLEKITAGKHDLDLRESTGRRSNRVRERQPSTSLVNEAKVYGREDDLKALLVLLKTEVSGAEICVIPIIGMGGIGKTTLAQLIFNDATLDFDFKSWVSVGEHFDVIGITKTILQSEDGDAKDLDSLQVKLKENLSGKKFLVVLDDVWSENYDDWTLFCGPFVAGAPGSRIIVTTRNQGVSLMMGNVPAYPLKELSDDDCLAVFAQHALGAKNFDAHSKLEEIGKKIAKRCQGLPLAAKALGGLLRGKLDCNVWKEVLNSKIWDLPEEKNGILPALRLSYHHLPSHLKRCFAYCAVFPKDYKFDKKELVLLWMAEGFLRQPNEMKPIEDLGHEYFHDLLSRSFFQQSSNKDTQYVMHDLIRNLARSVNEEICFNLDDKLEGAKPNPKVRHSSFSRHVCDISKRFEVFNEMKSLRTFLALPVLPSYYHQLSSKVLHEFVPKLRCLTVLSLAGYCFDELPSSIGALKHLRYLNLSYSEITMLPESSSKLFNLQTLKLCGCRKLTKLPTGISNLINLMHLDISDTDSLQEMPPHMGNLTNLHSFSKFIVGEGHGRGIMELMKLSHLRGELRITGLHNVANVRDSELVNLKEKQNIDALALEWIGNFHGVRNLRDELQVLNSLQPHQNLHKLSVKFYGGTIFPLWIGDPKFINMMHLELCNCQKITSLPPVGQLPLLKKLSILGMDGVKEVGIEFYGVRSSSAKAFPSLETLTIKNMVEWEQWSSEELQQIFINLRELRMRNCPKLVGKLPRFLPSLENLDICDCPQLVELPEILPSLRKLKVEKCQEMFLRSARDLVSLTTLKIKRISGLVSLHEVLVQALIALEDLEIVGCHELMYLWPDGSNVNKFASMRRLDIQHCKQLVSLVGGGEGFLPCNLEVLSIQKCGHLNKLPDGLHSLTSLRFLRISSCPKLVSFPTTGLPNSLRQLMIMDCNSLVSLPEGIICNGNDANEMSYLQNLAIEGCSSRMSFPIGKFPDSFRTLTICFCTKQLLELQSDRLLHLTYLEIKDCHELECFPEVGLPIPTLIYFTISRCENLKCLPSQMQNLASLQYLEIYDCGGMLSFPEGGFPPNLTTLRIRDCKNLRQPMYEWGLHRLTYLRRLSIKGTSPSTDIASFPDNGLLLPTSLTLLWIDGLKNLKSISKGLQSLTSLENLWIWNCPKLRSLPKEGLPATLGFLEILSCPLLKQRCLNGKGDYWPIIAPIPCVIIDSKLSEMPLNPWFMPHYLVQTWGHA, encoded by the coding sequence ATGCTCAGGAAAATTTATGCTGTGCTTGATGATGCAGAGGAGAAGCAGTTGACTAACCAGTTGGTAAAAATCTGGGTTAGCGAGCTTAGAGACTTGGCTTATGATGTGGAGGACGTACTTGATGAGTTTGCTACTGAGGCTTTGCGACGGAGGCTGGTAGTAAAACCTCTAGCTATCACAAATAAGGTGAAGAAATCCATACCAACTTGTTTTGGAGTAAATCCAAGAACAGTAAAGTTCAACTCCAAGCTGCTTTCCAAGATGGAGGAAATTACTGCCAGATTAGAAAAGATCACAGCAGGAAAACACGACCTGGATCTACGAGAGAGCACGGGAAGAAGAAGCAACCGTGTTAGAGAAAGACAGCCCTCAACGTCATTGGTGAATGAAGCAAAGGTTTATGGAAGAGAAGACGATCTGAAGGCGTTACTTGTACTACTGAAGACTGAAGTAAGTGGTGCAGAAATTTGTGTTATTCCTATAATTGGTATGGGAGGCATAGGCAAGACAACTCTTGCTCAACTCATCTTTAATGATGCTACATTAGACTTTGATTTTAAGTCCTGGGTGTCTGTGGGTGAGCACTTTGATGTTATTGGGATAACGAAAACAATTCTCCAGTCAGAAGATGGTGATGCCAAAGATTTAGATTCACTTCAAGTAAAATTGAAGGAGAATTTATCAGGAAAGAAATTTTTAGTTGTCTTAGATGACGTTTGGAGTGAGAATTATGATGATTGGACTCTCTTTTGTGGTCCTTTTGTAGCAGGGGCACCAGGAAGCAGAATCATAGTCACAACTCGTAATCAAGGTGTTTCATTAATGATGGGTAATGTTCCAGCTTATCCTCTTAAGGAGTTGTCAGATGATGATTGTCTGGCTGTGTTTGCTCAACATGCTTTGGGAGCAAAAAATTTTGATGCACACTCAAAATTGGAGGAAATAGGGAAGAAAATTGCTAAAAGGTGTCAAGGATTGCCTTTGGCTGCTAAGGCCCTTGGAGGCCTCTTGAGAGGTAAACTAGATTGCAATGTCTGGAAAGAAGTGTTGAACAGCAAGATATGGGATTTACCTGAGGAAAAAAATGGTATACTTCCAGCTTTGCGGTTAAGCTACCATCATCTTCCTTCCCACTTGAAACGGTGTTTTGCTTACTGTGCAGTATTCCCAAAGGACTACAAATTTGACAAGAAAGAGCTGGTTTTACTTTGGATGGCAGAAGGTTTTCTGCGACAACCAAATGAAATGAAGCCAATTGAGGACTTAGGCCATGaatattttcatgatttattaTCAAGATCGTTTTTTCAACAGTCTAGCAACAAGGATACACAGTATGTAATGCATGACTTGATAAGAAACCTCGCTCGATCTGTCAATGAGGAAATATGCTTTAATTTGGATGATAAGCTAGAGGGAGCAAAACCAAATCCCAAGGTACGACATTCATCATTTTCTCGTCATGTTTGTGACATATCAAAAAGATTTGAAGTCTTCAATGAAATGAAGAGCTTGCGGACATTCTTGGCATTGCCAGTCTTGCCATCATATTATCACCAATTAAGTAGTAAGGTGTTGCATGAATTTGTGCCAAAATTAAGATGCTTAACGGTACTATCATTGGCTGGTTATTGTTTTGATGAGTTGCCAAGTTCTATTGGTGCCTTAAAGCATTTGCGATACCTTAATCTGTcttatagtgaaattacaatgttACCTGAATCATCTAGTAAGCTCTTCAACTTGCAGACTTTGAAGTTATGTGGGTGCCGGAAACTTACTAAGTTGCCTACAGGTATCAGCAATCTGATAAACTTGATGCATCTTGATATTAGTGATACAGATAGTTTGCAAGAGATGCCACCTCATATGGGTAATTTGACAAATCTCCACTCCTTTTCTAAGTTTATAGTAGGGGAAGGCCATGGACGTGGCATAATGGAGTTGATGAAATTATCTCATTTGCGTGGGGAGCTTCGTATTACAGGGTTGCATAATGTGGCAAATGTTCGGGATTCAGAGCTTGTCAATCTAAAGGAGAAGCAGAATATTGATGCATTAGCCTTGGAATGGATTGGTAACTTCCATGGTGTGCGAAATTTAAGGGATGAACTACAGGTGCTCAATTCATTACAGCCTCATCAAAATCTGCACAAGCTTTCTGTTAAATTCTACGGTGGAACAATATTCCCTTTGTGGATAGGGGATCCTAAATTCATTAATATGATGCATTTAGAACTCTGCAATTGTCAAAAAATCACCTCTCTACCACCAGTTGGACAACTACCCTTACTTAAGAAGTTGAGCATATTAGGCATGGATGGAGTAAAAGAAGTGGGCATTGAGTTTTATGGGGTTCGTTCTTCTTCTGCTAAAGCTTTTCCATCTCTGGAGACTCTAACCATAAAGAATATGGTGGAGTGGGAACAATGGTCCAGTGAAGAGCTTCAACAAATATTTATCAATCTGCGTGAACTTAGGATGAGAAATTGTCCAAAGTTGGTTGGGAAATTACCCAGGTTCCTTCCTTCCCTGGAAAACCTTGATATTTGTGATTGCCCACAATTAGTAGAGTTGCCTGAAATCCTTCCATCTCTTCGTAAACTGAAAGTTGAAAAATGTCAAGAGATGTTTCTTAGAAGTGCGCGTGATCTAGTTTCCCTCACCACCTTaaaaattaagagaatttcaGGCCTTGTAAGTTTACATGAAGTGCTTGTACAGGCTTTGATTGcacttgaagatctggagattgTAGGTTGTCATGAGTTAATGTACTTGTGGCCAGATGGAAGTAATGTAAACAAATTTGCTAGTATGCGACGTTTAGATATCCAACACTGTAAGCAGCTTGTATCATTGGTAGGGGGAGGGGAAGGGTTTTTGCCGTGCAATCTTGAAGTGTTGAGCATTCAAAAGTGTGGACACCTGAACAAGCTCCCAGATGGGCTGCACAGCCTCACATCTCTCAGATTTTTGAGAATCAGTAGTTGTCCAAAGCTCGTGTCCTTTCCCACAACAGGTCTGCCAAACTCTCTTAGACAACTCATGATCATGGATTGTAATTCTTTGGTGTCCCTACCTGAGGGAATTATATGTAATGGTAATGATGCCAATGAGATGTCTTATCTTCAGAATTTGGCTATTGAAGGATGTTCATCTCGCATGTCCTTTCCGATTGGCAAGTTCCCTGATTCATTTAGAACTCTTACAATTTGCTTTTGCACAAAACAATTGTTAGAGTTGCAAAGTGATAGGCTTTTGCATCTAACTTACTTAGAAATAAAAGACTGTCATGAGCTAGAGTGTTTCCCAGAAGTGGGATTGCCCATCCCAACTCTTATCTATTTTACAATTTCAAGGTGTGAGAATTTGAAGTGTCTACCCAGTCAGATGCAAAACTTGGCGTCTCTTCAATATTTGGAGATATATGATTGTGGAGGAATGTTGTCCTTTCCAGAAGGAGGTTTTCCACCAAACTTAACTACGCTTCGAATAAGGGATTGCAAGAATTTGAGGCAGCCAATGTATGAGTGGGGACTTCATAGACTCACCTATCTTAGAAGACTTTCAATCAAAGGCACAAGTCCGAGTACAGATATTGCTTCCTTTCCTGATAATGGTCTTTTGCTTCCAACTTCTCTAACCTTGCTTTGGATAGATGGACTTAAGAACCTAAAAAGCATATCCAAGGGCCTCCAAAGCCTCACCTCTCTTGAAAATTTATGGATTTGGAATTGTCCTAAACTCCGTTCCTTACCAAAGGAGGGCCTCCCTGCTACACTTGGATTCCTAGAAATCTTATCCTGTCCTCTTCTAAAACAAAGGTGCTTAAATGGGAAAGGAGACTATTGGCCCATCATTGCTCCCATCCCCTGTGTTATTATAGATTCGAAGTTGTCTGAGATGCCCTTGAATCCATGGTTTATGCCACATTACTTAGTTCAAACTTGGGGTCATGCCTAA